The following are encoded in a window of Gossypium raimondii isolate GPD5lz chromosome 13, ASM2569854v1, whole genome shotgun sequence genomic DNA:
- the LOC105784219 gene encoding tRNA threonylcarbamoyladenosine dehydratase — MSSITFNQQTKLEYRNIQFFGLDSQQKVTSSYVVVIGLGGVGSHAASMLLRSGVGKLLLVGFDQVSYSSLNRHAIATRADVGIPKAECLKKHFSSNFPKCQVDAEVLLYDVSSEEEILSGNPDFVLDCIDNIDIKVSS; from the exons atgagttCAATCACATTTAATCAACAAACCAAGCTTGAATACAG GAATATCCAGTTCTTTGGCCTTGATTCTCAGCAAAAGGTTACATCATCCTATGTTGTGGTCATTGGTCTTGGAGGTGTTGGAAGTCATGCTGCATCTATGCTTTTGAGATCAGGAGTTGGCAAGCTCCTATTGGTGGGCTTTGACCAGGTATCTTA CTCATCATTAAATAGACACGCTATTGCAACACGAGCAGATGTTGGCATCCCCAAAGCTGAGTGCCTCAAGAAGCATTTCTCTTCAAATTTCCCCAAGTGCCAAGTAGATGCAGAGGTGTTGCTATATGATGTGTCATCTGAAGAAGAAATTCTTTCTGGCAACCCTGATTTTGTTTTGGACTGCATTGATAACATTGACATTAAGGTATCATCATGA